Proteins co-encoded in one Ponticoccus alexandrii genomic window:
- a CDS encoding MlaA family lipoprotein, which translates to MRFDRVIWGVVMSGMVAGCSLPGPGDIPADGVYDPYEASNRRTHAFNRSVDERFLKGTGGGYARTVPGEVQQGISNFAETVSLPQTVVNQILQGRLGAASKNTLRFSANVLMGFGGLADVATEMGLPEDGTDFGETLSVWGVPEGAYLELPVLGPSTERDAIGRFADLFLDPVSYLVPAPERYIGTAARTLEMVGDRGQYSDTVDSVLYESADSYDQLKLIYMQNRRFELGQEAPGNEIDPTAIDVSGF; encoded by the coding sequence ATGCGTTTTGATCGGGTGATTTGGGGTGTTGTCATGTCCGGCATGGTGGCCGGGTGCAGCCTTCCGGGGCCGGGCGACATACCCGCGGACGGGGTCTACGATCCCTACGAGGCCAGCAACCGCCGCACCCATGCCTTCAACCGTTCTGTCGACGAACGCTTTCTGAAGGGTACGGGCGGCGGCTATGCCCGGACCGTGCCGGGCGAGGTACAGCAGGGGATTTCCAACTTTGCCGAGACGGTGTCGCTGCCCCAGACGGTGGTGAACCAGATCCTGCAGGGGCGGCTGGGCGCGGCCTCGAAGAACACCCTGCGCTTCTCCGCCAATGTCCTGATGGGCTTTGGCGGCCTGGCGGATGTCGCCACCGAGATGGGCCTGCCCGAGGACGGCACCGATTTCGGAGAGACGCTGTCGGTCTGGGGTGTGCCGGAAGGCGCCTATCTGGAGCTGCCGGTTCTGGGGCCCTCCACGGAACGTGACGCCATCGGGCGCTTCGCGGATTTGTTCCTTGATCCGGTCAGTTACCTGGTGCCGGCGCCCGAGCGTTACATCGGCACGGCGGCCCGCACGCTCGAGATGGTGGGCGACCGTGGGCAATATTCCGACACTGTCGATTCGGTGCTCTATGAAAGCGCCGACTCCTATGATCAACTGAAGCTGATCTACATGCAGAACCGCCGGTTCGAGCTGGGTCAGGAGGCGCCGGGGAACGAAATCGATCCCACCGCCATTGATGTATCAGGATTCTGA
- a CDS encoding type I secretion system permease/ATPase, translated as MTASRTRDTGRDELRAARRQSRPYYWFVAIFSFFVNMLMLTGPLYMLQVYDRVLGSRSEATLVALSVLVVFLYGMMGILDYVRGRVMGRVAARFQAALDLRVFDAVMRRSAVQPDELAQTGLRDLESIQRLMSSPVLMAVFDIPWTPLFIVAIFIFHPWLGYLALAGGAVLIVVTFVNQAVTRAPSLKSNAAVMQAEKTSEQIRAEAEMVQALGMRRDAFQRWMVARGDALRGQISTADLTGTFTTLTKTFRLLLQSAMLGLGAYLVLQGELTPGAMIAGSILMGRALAPVELAIGQWAAVTRARKGWDNLAQLLTETPQEPPRTALPAPKAKLDVQQLTVVAPGEQQAALRLVSFNLMPGQALGVIGPSGSGKSTLARALTGIWRPAGGKIRLDGAALDQYGPDVLGQHIGYLPQRVTLFDGTIAENIARLSPQPDAQKVVEAAQKADAHEMILKLPNGYDTRVTAAGGRLSGGQIQRIGLARAMYGDPVILVLDEPNSNLDNEGSTAVNKAIKGFKAEGKSVLIMAHRPAAIQECDMLLMLEGGSRAAFGPKDEVLQSMVKNHQQIQKSATPGGVR; from the coding sequence ATGACCGCCTCGAGAACAAGGGACACAGGCCGCGACGAATTGCGCGCAGCGCGCCGCCAGAGTCGCCCATATTACTGGTTCGTCGCCATCTTCAGTTTCTTCGTGAACATGCTGATGCTGACCGGACCACTCTACATGCTTCAGGTCTACGACCGCGTACTGGGCTCGCGGTCCGAGGCGACGCTGGTCGCGCTGTCGGTGCTGGTGGTCTTTCTCTACGGCATGATGGGAATTCTGGATTACGTGCGCGGACGGGTCATGGGGCGTGTCGCGGCCCGGTTCCAGGCGGCGCTGGACCTGCGGGTCTTCGACGCGGTCATGCGGCGGTCGGCAGTCCAGCCGGACGAACTGGCGCAAACCGGGCTGCGCGACCTCGAATCGATCCAGCGGCTCATGTCCTCGCCGGTGCTGATGGCGGTCTTCGACATCCCCTGGACACCGCTGTTCATCGTGGCGATCTTCATCTTCCATCCGTGGCTGGGCTACCTCGCGCTGGCCGGGGGCGCAGTGCTGATCGTCGTGACCTTCGTCAACCAGGCGGTGACACGGGCGCCTTCGCTGAAGTCGAACGCCGCCGTGATGCAGGCCGAGAAGACCTCCGAGCAAATCCGTGCCGAGGCCGAGATGGTGCAGGCGCTGGGGATGCGCCGCGATGCCTTCCAACGCTGGATGGTGGCACGCGGCGACGCCCTGCGCGGCCAGATCTCCACCGCCGACCTGACCGGCACCTTCACCACCCTGACCAAGACCTTCCGGCTGCTGCTGCAATCGGCGATGCTGGGCCTTGGCGCCTACCTCGTGCTGCAGGGCGAACTGACCCCCGGGGCCATGATCGCCGGGTCCATCCTGATGGGCCGCGCGCTGGCACCAGTGGAACTGGCGATCGGCCAGTGGGCTGCCGTGACGCGCGCCCGAAAGGGCTGGGACAATCTCGCGCAGCTTCTGACCGAGACCCCGCAAGAGCCGCCGCGCACCGCCCTACCCGCTCCAAAAGCCAAGCTGGACGTGCAGCAACTCACCGTCGTCGCGCCCGGAGAGCAACAGGCCGCGCTGCGGCTGGTCAGCTTCAACCTGATGCCGGGGCAGGCGCTTGGGGTCATCGGGCCGTCCGGGTCCGGCAAGTCGACGCTGGCGCGCGCCCTGACCGGAATCTGGCGGCCCGCAGGCGGCAAGATCCGGCTCGACGGCGCCGCTCTGGATCAGTACGGCCCAGATGTTCTGGGCCAGCACATCGGCTACCTGCCGCAGCGGGTAACGCTGTTCGACGGCACCATCGCCGAGAACATCGCCCGCCTCTCGCCCCAACCCGACGCGCAGAAGGTCGTGGAAGCCGCACAGAAGGCCGACGCGCACGAGATGATCCTGAAACTGCCCAATGGCTACGACACCCGCGTCACGGCCGCTGGCGGGCGCCTGTCCGGTGGCCAGATACAGCGTATCGGGCTGGCGCGCGCCATGTACGGCGATCCGGTGATCCTCGTGCTGGACGAGCCGAACTCCAACCTCGACAATGAGGGATCGACCGCCGTGAACAAGGCGATCAAGGGTTTCAAGGCCGAAGGCAAGTCGGTGCTGATCATGGCCCACCGTCCCGCCGCGATCCAGGAATGCGACATGCTGCTGATGCTCGAGGGCGGCAGCCGTGCCGCCTTTGGACCCAAGGACGAAGTGCTGCAGAGCATGGTCAAGAATCACCAGCAGATCCAGAAATCCGCAACACCCGGAGGTGTGCGATGA
- a CDS encoding P-II family nitrogen regulator, whose protein sequence is MKLIIATIKPFKLEEVREALTGIGVRGMMVTEIKGFGSQSGHTEIYRGAEYAVNFVPKIKLEIVVSAAMTDQVVETIKSTAQTGKIGDGKIFVLDVQQAVRVRTGETDADAL, encoded by the coding sequence GTGAAACTGATCATTGCAACGATCAAGCCGTTCAAGCTGGAAGAGGTCCGCGAGGCCCTGACCGGCATTGGCGTGCGCGGCATGATGGTGACCGAGATCAAGGGCTTCGGCTCTCAGTCCGGCCACACCGAAATCTATCGCGGTGCTGAATACGCGGTGAATTTCGTGCCGAAAATCAAGCTGGAGATCGTCGTTTCGGCGGCCATGACCGATCAGGTCGTGGAGACCATCAAGTCGACCGCCCAGACCGGCAAGATCGGCGACGGCAAGATCTTCGTGCTGGATGTCCAGCAGGCCGTGCGGGTGCGCACCGGCGAAACCGACGCAGACGCGCTGTAA
- a CDS encoding transglycosylase domain-containing protein, whose translation MTPRGRKPSRLVADRRYSAETGKPKPAKGRKPAGRKPARKPRGNRLVRAITWPFRALWALVWRVVLFTTVVLTLVVGASVFYVSSTLPEVATLTDGRARGSVTLLDRDGRAFAMRGDQFGGAVSADTVSQHLVNAIVATEDKRFYRHLGVSPRGVAGAIRINLSEGRGPLSGHGGSTITQQVAKLSCLGVEYDPSEWESEADFNADCRRGSLTRKIKEAIYAMAMETKYSKSEILTIYLNRAYMGGGAYGAEAAAQRYFAKPAAELNPGESAMIAGLLTAPSSLAPTANLERSQRRAATVLRLMEEQGYLTPAEAQRYQDNPATLAPEAQDTAGGYFADWVMRSGPEFFTRKTTDDVIIETTLDQHIQKAAARAVNQIFAEKVREGSKAEVAVVVMSADGAVRAMIGGRDTDASGLFNRAFQAVRQTGSAFKPFIYATALELGHSPLDTVVDEPYCLNIPGSGQWCPENYSRRHYGRVTLVDALKRSLNIPAIKVSESVGRDLVMRVARDFGIVRELQDVPSMALGTSEATLIEMTGAYAGILNGGSSVTPYGLRQLRLKGESEPLMGTGGGIGERVIRPEAAAQLIWMMEKVVTEGTGGRAKVPGWQVAGKTGTSQEARDAWFVGFTADYVTGVWMGYDDNTPLTGVTGSGLPAEIFQAVMAGVHEGVDPKPLPAQAPPQPEPQYVEPVPQPQPQPVPQQQRRRESVLEQVLRDILGGG comes from the coding sequence ATGACACCCAGGGGACGAAAGCCGTCGCGGCTAGTGGCCGACCGACGCTATTCCGCCGAAACCGGAAAGCCCAAACCCGCGAAAGGCCGCAAGCCCGCAGGCCGCAAACCGGCACGCAAACCCCGCGGCAACCGGCTGGTGCGGGCGATCACATGGCCGTTCCGCGCGCTCTGGGCGCTGGTCTGGCGCGTCGTTCTGTTCACGACCGTGGTGCTTACGCTGGTGGTCGGCGCCTCTGTCTTCTACGTCTCGTCCACCCTGCCCGAGGTCGCAACCCTGACCGACGGGCGCGCGCGCGGCTCCGTCACCCTGCTGGATCGTGACGGACGCGCTTTCGCGATGCGCGGCGACCAGTTCGGCGGCGCGGTCTCTGCCGACACCGTCTCGCAGCATCTGGTCAATGCGATCGTCGCCACCGAGGACAAGCGATTCTACCGCCACCTCGGGGTCAGCCCGCGCGGCGTCGCCGGGGCCATCCGCATCAACCTTTCGGAAGGACGCGGGCCGCTCTCGGGGCACGGTGGCTCCACCATCACACAGCAGGTGGCCAAGCTGAGCTGCCTTGGCGTGGAATACGATCCCAGCGAATGGGAGTCGGAGGCCGACTTTAACGCCGACTGCCGCCGCGGGTCGCTGACGCGCAAGATCAAGGAAGCCATCTACGCCATGGCGATGGAGACGAAGTACTCCAAGTCCGAAATCCTGACGATCTACCTCAACCGCGCCTACATGGGCGGCGGCGCCTACGGGGCCGAAGCCGCGGCGCAGCGCTATTTCGCGAAACCGGCGGCAGAGCTGAACCCCGGCGAATCGGCGATGATCGCAGGGCTGCTCACGGCGCCCTCTTCGCTTGCGCCCACCGCAAACCTCGAACGCAGCCAGAGACGTGCGGCCACGGTCCTGCGCCTGATGGAGGAACAAGGCTACCTGACACCGGCAGAGGCGCAGCGCTATCAGGACAACCCGGCCACGCTCGCCCCCGAGGCACAGGATACGGCGGGCGGCTACTTCGCCGACTGGGTCATGCGGTCGGGACCAGAATTTTTCACCCGCAAGACCACTGACGACGTCATCATCGAAACGACGCTCGACCAGCACATTCAGAAAGCGGCGGCGCGCGCCGTGAACCAGATTTTCGCCGAGAAGGTGCGCGAAGGGTCCAAGGCCGAGGTTGCCGTCGTGGTCATGTCGGCGGATGGCGCGGTGCGGGCGATGATCGGCGGACGCGACACCGACGCCTCGGGTCTTTTCAACCGGGCCTTTCAGGCGGTGCGCCAGACCGGCTCGGCCTTCAAGCCCTTCATCTACGCCACCGCGCTGGAACTGGGCCATTCGCCGCTCGATACCGTGGTGGACGAGCCTTACTGCCTGAATATCCCCGGCTCGGGGCAATGGTGTCCCGAAAACTATTCGCGCAGGCACTACGGACGTGTGACTCTGGTCGACGCGCTGAAGCGGTCTCTGAACATTCCCGCGATCAAGGTTTCGGAATCGGTCGGGCGCGATCTGGTGATGCGCGTGGCGCGCGACTTCGGCATTGTACGCGAACTGCAAGACGTGCCCTCGATGGCGCTTGGCACCTCTGAGGCGACCCTGATCGAAATGACCGGCGCCTATGCGGGCATCCTGAACGGCGGCTCTTCGGTCACCCCCTACGGGCTGCGCCAGTTGCGGCTGAAAGGCGAATCAGAGCCACTGATGGGAACGGGCGGCGGCATCGGGGAACGTGTGATCCGCCCCGAGGCGGCGGCGCAGCTGATCTGGATGATGGAAAAGGTTGTGACCGAGGGCACCGGAGGGCGCGCCAAGGTGCCGGGCTGGCAGGTTGCGGGCAAGACCGGCACCAGCCAGGAGGCGCGGGATGCGTGGTTCGTCGGCTTCACGGCGGATTACGTGACCGGCGTCTGGATGGGTTACGACGACAACACGCCCCTGACCGGCGTCACCGGCAGCGGCCTGCCCGCCGAGATATTTCAGGCGGTTATGGCGGGCGTGCACGAGGGCGTCGATCCGAAGCCCCTGCCCGCGCAGGCGCCGCCGCAGCCGGAACCGCAATACGTCGAGCCGGTGCCCCAGCCGCAACCCCAGCCGGTGCCGCAGCAGCAACGCCGCCGGGAAAGCGTGCTGGAACAGGTGCTGCGCGACATCCTCGGCGGGGGCTGA
- a CDS encoding ammonium transporter, with amino-acid sequence MNKFKTLAPLALMIALPSLGFAQEAAEAAAEAGPVAGTDASSDSIFIFNSLLFLIGGFLVFFMAAGFAMLEAGLVRSKNVTMQLTKNMGLFAIAAIMYYLIGYNVMYPLGNWSIGTDETGGYLGAFGVAVLEAVGVTRDTADDYGYASTGSDFFFQLMFCAATASIVSGTLAERIKLWPFLIFTAILTGLIYPIQASWKWGGGFLDSQYGFLDFAGSTVVHSVGGWAALAGAIILGPRIGKYAKDGRVVPMMGSNLPLATLGTFILWMGWFGFNGASQLAMGSVGDVADISRIFANTNMAAAGGALTALILTQLLYKKVDLTMVLNGALAGLVSITAEPLTPTLGAATLIGAVGGVIVVFAVPFLDKLKIDDVVGAIPVHLFAGIWGTLAVVLTNGDATIGGQVISIIIVGVFVFVVSAVLWLILKAVTGIRVTEEEEIMGLDMAELGMEAYPEFSKG; translated from the coding sequence ATGAACAAATTCAAGACCCTGGCTCCGCTCGCGCTGATGATCGCGCTGCCCAGCCTCGGCTTCGCGCAGGAGGCCGCCGAAGCGGCAGCCGAAGCAGGCCCGGTTGCCGGCACCGACGCCTCTTCCGATTCGATCTTCATCTTCAACTCGCTGCTGTTCCTCATCGGCGGCTTCCTGGTGTTCTTCATGGCCGCGGGCTTTGCCATGCTCGAGGCAGGCCTCGTGCGGTCGAAGAACGTGACCATGCAGCTGACCAAGAACATGGGCCTCTTCGCCATCGCGGCGATCATGTACTACCTGATCGGCTACAACGTGATGTACCCGCTGGGCAACTGGTCCATCGGCACCGATGAGACCGGCGGCTACCTTGGTGCCTTCGGGGTTGCGGTTCTGGAAGCCGTGGGCGTGACCCGCGATACTGCGGACGATTACGGCTATGCCTCGACCGGCTCGGACTTCTTCTTCCAGCTGATGTTCTGTGCCGCCACCGCCTCGATCGTGTCCGGCACGCTGGCCGAGCGCATCAAGCTCTGGCCCTTCCTGATCTTCACCGCGATCCTGACCGGCCTCATCTACCCGATCCAGGCCTCGTGGAAGTGGGGCGGCGGCTTCCTCGACAGCCAGTACGGCTTTCTCGACTTCGCTGGTTCGACGGTCGTGCACTCGGTCGGTGGCTGGGCGGCTCTGGCTGGCGCCATCATCCTCGGCCCGCGCATCGGCAAGTATGCCAAGGATGGCCGCGTGGTTCCGATGATGGGTTCGAACCTGCCGCTGGCAACGCTGGGTACGTTCATCCTGTGGATGGGCTGGTTCGGCTTCAACGGCGCATCGCAGCTGGCCATGGGGTCGGTGGGTGACGTGGCCGACATCAGCCGCATCTTCGCCAACACCAACATGGCGGCAGCCGGTGGCGCGCTCACGGCACTGATCCTGACGCAACTGCTGTACAAGAAGGTCGACCTGACCATGGTGCTGAACGGCGCTCTGGCGGGCCTCGTGTCCATCACCGCAGAGCCGCTGACCCCGACGCTGGGCGCAGCCACCCTGATCGGTGCCGTCGGTGGCGTGATCGTGGTCTTCGCGGTTCCCTTCCTCGACAAGCTCAAGATCGACGACGTGGTCGGCGCCATCCCGGTGCACCTCTTCGCCGGTATCTGGGGCACGCTGGCCGTGGTCCTGACCAACGGTGACGCGACCATCGGCGGGCAGGTCATCTCGATCATCATCGTCGGTGTCTTCGTCTTCGTGGTCTCGGCGGTCCTGTGGCTGATCCTCAAGGCCGTCACCGGCATTCGGGTGACAGAAGAGGAAGAGATCATGGGTCTCGACATGGCCGAACTGGGGATGGAGGCCTATCCCGAATTCTCGAAGGGCTGA
- a CDS encoding HlyD family type I secretion periplasmic adaptor subunit produces the protein MSAPNAFPTRGPMILGIVALLILVGGFGTWAATTNISGAIVASGSIEVDQNRQVVQHPDGGVVAEILVREGDTVEVGDTLIKLDPTLLRSELAITEGQLYELMARRARLHAERDTAADITFPEALLARAEADEEVRELVEGQRNLFLARLDSVAREIEQLSKRKDQITDQVRGIEAQQVALDEQLALIRQELENQQSLLERGLAKIGTVLALQREQSRLTGTVGELIAQKAQAEGRITEIDIQIQSLQTQRREESITTLRDLQFRERELAEQARALRERLSRMEITAPVSGVVYGMTIFTPRSVIRPADPVLYLVPQDRPLVIAAQVETIHIDQLFVNQEVSLRFAALDQRQTPELFGRVVQISADAFEDQSTRVRYYRAEIVLSEGQIDRLPEGTALIPGMPVEAFIRTADRTPLAYLVKPFTDYFARAFRET, from the coding sequence ATGAGTGCCCCCAATGCCTTTCCCACCCGCGGCCCGATGATCCTTGGCATCGTCGCCCTGCTGATCCTCGTCGGCGGCTTCGGCACATGGGCCGCGACCACCAACATATCAGGCGCCATCGTCGCCTCGGGCTCGATCGAGGTCGACCAGAACCGGCAGGTGGTGCAGCACCCGGACGGTGGCGTCGTGGCCGAGATCCTCGTGCGCGAGGGCGACACGGTCGAGGTCGGCGATACGCTGATCAAGCTGGACCCGACGCTGTTGCGCTCGGAACTGGCGATCACCGAGGGGCAGCTATACGAGTTGATGGCGCGGCGCGCGCGGCTTCACGCGGAACGCGACACCGCCGCCGACATCACCTTCCCTGAGGCACTGCTGGCCCGGGCCGAGGCCGACGAAGAGGTCCGCGAACTGGTCGAGGGGCAGCGCAATCTCTTTCTAGCGCGTCTCGATTCGGTGGCGCGCGAGATTGAGCAGCTGTCCAAGCGCAAGGATCAGATCACGGATCAGGTGCGCGGGATCGAGGCACAGCAGGTGGCGCTGGACGAACAGCTGGCACTGATCCGGCAGGAACTGGAGAACCAGCAGTCGCTGCTGGAACGCGGGCTGGCCAAGATCGGCACGGTTCTGGCGCTGCAACGCGAACAGTCCCGGCTGACCGGCACGGTGGGCGAGCTGATCGCGCAGAAGGCGCAGGCCGAGGGGCGTATCACCGAGATCGACATCCAGATCCAGAGCCTGCAGACCCAGCGCCGCGAGGAATCCATCACCACCCTGCGCGACCTGCAATTCCGCGAACGGGAACTGGCCGAACAGGCCCGCGCCCTGCGCGAACGCCTCAGCCGGATGGAAATCACCGCGCCGGTGTCCGGCGTGGTCTATGGCATGACGATCTTCACGCCGCGCTCGGTGATCCGCCCGGCGGACCCGGTGCTGTACCTTGTGCCGCAGGACCGGCCGCTGGTGATCGCCGCGCAGGTCGAAACGATCCACATCGACCAGCTTTTCGTGAACCAGGAGGTCTCGCTGCGCTTCGCCGCGCTGGATCAGCGCCAGACGCCGGAGCTCTTCGGCCGCGTGGTGCAGATCTCTGCCGACGCCTTCGAGGACCAGTCGACGCGCGTGCGCTACTACCGCGCCGAGATCGTGCTGAGCGAAGGCCAGATCGACCGACTGCCCGAGGGCACGGCGCTGATCCCCGGCATGCCGGTGGAGGCCTTCATCCGCACCGCCGACCGCACCCCGCTGGCCTATCTGGTGAAGCCCTTCACCGACTACTTCGCGCGGGCCTTCCGCGAGACCTGA
- a CDS encoding MlaC/ttg2D family ABC transporter substrate-binding protein, translated as MNFSRRGILAGGFATVLAGVASPGFALSEGQARGLIEGMVSEINRVIASGRSPGAMYGDFERIFQKYGDTRVIAAYAMGADGRRASGAQKKAFTEAFTGYIARKYGKRFREFEGGRLEVQSVGRIKNGFEVKSTAFLRSMAPFTVTFHVSENNRFFNMYVEGVNMLLTERSEIGAMLDRRRGDIDSMIADLRKAG; from the coding sequence ATGAATTTTTCACGACGCGGCATTCTGGCAGGCGGGTTCGCAACGGTTTTGGCGGGCGTCGCCAGCCCGGGCTTCGCGCTGAGCGAGGGGCAGGCGCGCGGCCTGATCGAGGGCATGGTCTCCGAGATCAACCGGGTCATCGCCTCGGGCCGGTCCCCGGGTGCGATGTACGGCGATTTTGAGCGCATCTTCCAGAAATACGGCGATACCCGGGTGATCGCGGCCTATGCCATGGGCGCCGACGGGCGGCGCGCCTCGGGGGCGCAAAAGAAGGCCTTTACCGAGGCCTTCACCGGCTACATTGCGCGCAAATACGGCAAACGCTTCCGCGAGTTCGAGGGGGGCCGCCTTGAGGTCCAGTCGGTGGGCCGGATCAAGAACGGCTTCGAGGTGAAGTCGACGGCCTTCCTGCGCAGCATGGCGCCTTTTACGGTGACCTTCCACGTGTCCGAGAACAACCGCTTCTTCAACATGTATGTCGAGGGGGTGAACATGCTTCTGACCGAACGCAGCGAGATCGGCGCCATGCTGGACCGCCGCCGCGGGGACATCGACTCCATGATCGCGGACCTGCGCAAGGCGGGGTGA
- a CDS encoding FCD domain-containing protein — MPFEKVQPEKLSLAVVRQIERLILRGILRPGERLPSERELSERLGVSRPSLREAVADLSERGLLETRAGAGIFVTELLGSAFSGTLVQLFASHDEAVFDYLSFRRDMEGLAAERAAEAGTESDLKVIDTLYTRMEAAHGKRNPAEEARLDADFHLAIIEASHNVIMLHMMRSMYQLLREGVFYNRQVMFKQRTTREALLDQHRSINAALQARDSAAARAAVEAHLSFVEDALFADRKADRNEAIARQRLMREEG, encoded by the coding sequence ATGCCCTTCGAAAAGGTCCAGCCCGAGAAACTGTCGCTTGCCGTCGTCCGGCAGATCGAGCGGCTGATCCTGCGCGGCATCCTGCGCCCCGGGGAACGCCTGCCCTCGGAACGCGAACTGTCCGAGCGTCTTGGCGTCTCGCGCCCCTCGCTGCGCGAGGCGGTGGCCGACCTGTCCGAACGCGGTCTGCTGGAAACCCGCGCCGGCGCGGGCATCTTCGTGACCGAGCTGCTGGGCTCTGCCTTCTCCGGCACGCTGGTGCAGCTGTTTGCCAGCCACGACGAGGCGGTCTTCGACTACCTGTCCTTCCGGCGCGACATGGAGGGTCTCGCCGCCGAACGCGCCGCCGAGGCAGGCACCGAAAGCGACCTCAAGGTCATCGACACGCTCTACACCCGGATGGAGGCCGCGCACGGCAAGCGCAACCCGGCGGAAGAGGCCCGTCTGGACGCGGACTTTCACCTTGCCATCATCGAGGCCAGCCACAACGTCATCATGCTGCACATGATGCGCTCGATGTACCAGCTGCTGCGCGAGGGTGTGTTCTACAACCGGCAGGTCATGTTCAAACAACGCACCACGCGAGAGGCCCTGCTGGACCAGCACCGCAGCATCAACGCGGCCCTGCAGGCCCGCGACAGCGCGGCAGCCCGCGCCGCCGTCGAGGCGCACCTGAGCTTTGTCGAGGATGCGCTGTTTGCCGACCGCAAGGCGGACCGCAACGAGGCCATCGCGCGCCAGAGGCTGATGCGGGAGGAGGGCTGA
- a CDS encoding glycerophosphodiester phosphodiesterase family protein → MTPLPRAFLDRPIAHRALHDRAEGRIENSPAAIRAAIAAGYAIEIDIQRSADGQAMVFHDYDLQRLTGTRGAIQQHSAKALRGLTLTGGNDTIPTLPEVLALVGGAVPLLIEVKDQDGAMGPRVGPLEDAVAAALDGYDGPVALMSFNPHSVAALAERMPQRPRGLTTCAYAPQDWPTLPTATRDALRGIPDARRTGASFISHDHRDLSSPHVAALEAQGLAVLCWTIRSPEDEAAARTIAQNITFEGYTA, encoded by the coding sequence ATGACGCCCCTGCCCCGCGCCTTCCTCGACCGGCCCATTGCCCACCGTGCGCTGCACGACCGTGCAGAGGGCCGGATCGAGAACAGCCCCGCCGCCATCCGCGCCGCCATCGCGGCGGGCTACGCCATCGAGATCGACATCCAGCGCTCTGCCGACGGGCAGGCCATGGTCTTTCACGACTACGACCTGCAGCGGCTGACCGGCACGCGGGGCGCGATCCAGCAGCACAGCGCCAAGGCGCTGCGCGGCCTGACGCTCACCGGCGGGAACGACACCATTCCCACCCTGCCCGAGGTCCTGGCGCTGGTCGGCGGCGCGGTGCCGCTGCTGATCGAGGTCAAGGACCAGGACGGCGCCATGGGCCCCAGGGTCGGCCCGCTGGAGGACGCTGTCGCGGCGGCGCTCGACGGCTACGACGGCCCGGTCGCGCTGATGTCCTTCAACCCGCATTCCGTGGCGGCGCTGGCAGAACGCATGCCGCAGCGCCCGCGCGGCCTGACCACCTGCGCCTACGCGCCACAGGACTGGCCCACCCTGCCCACCGCCACACGCGACGCCCTGCGCGGCATCCCCGATGCCCGCCGCACCGGCGCCAGCTTCATCAGCCACGACCACCGCGACCTCTCGTCGCCCCACGTCGCCGCGCTGGAGGCGCAGGGCCTGGCCGTGCTCTGCTGGACCATCCGCTCGCCAGAAGACGAGGCCGCCGCGCGAACCATCGCGCAGAACATCACATTCGAAGGCTACACGGCTTGA
- a CDS encoding RidA family protein — protein MSDPIETRLAELGLTLPDAPAPAANYVPYVISGNTLYVSGQVSMGPDGFITGKLGQDLSVEEGAAAARACALSLLAQVRAACGGDLSRLKRVVKLTGFVNSTPDFADQPKVINGASDTLAEILGDAGRHARSAVSAASLPFGVAVEIEGIFEIA, from the coding sequence ATGTCCGACCCCATCGAAACCCGCCTCGCCGAGCTTGGCCTCACCCTGCCCGACGCGCCGGCACCCGCGGCGAACTACGTGCCCTACGTGATCTCGGGCAACACGCTCTACGTGTCGGGACAGGTCTCGATGGGACCCGACGGCTTCATCACCGGCAAGCTGGGCCAGGACCTCTCGGTCGAGGAAGGCGCAGCCGCCGCCAGGGCCTGCGCGCTCAGCCTGCTGGCACAGGTCCGCGCGGCCTGCGGCGGCGACCTGTCGCGCCTGAAGCGCGTGGTGAAGCTGACCGGCTTCGTCAACAGCACGCCGGATTTCGCCGACCAGCCCAAGGTGATCAACGGCGCCTCGGACACGCTGGCCGAGATCCTCGGCGATGCCGGGCGCCATGCCCGCTCTGCGGTGTCGGCGGCCAGCCTGCCCTTCGGCGTCGCGGTCGAGATCGAAGGCATCTTCGAGATCGCCTGA